Proteins from a genomic interval of Desulfovibrio piger:
- a CDS encoding XRE family transcriptional regulator, which produces MEDKNRFSFISTQGFAERLRRRRLGLGLRKQDLAAQVGVSLTTIQQYENGQLPKGEFAVRLGAALRCSLDWLLAGQGNVEGALQDQWAGLVMVPMVEARLSAGTGSFETSGDVVRHYAFREDFLRRKGSPSHMALLRVSGDSMEPRICHNDVVLVDQSQKDPVPGRIYAVSVEDLVYLKVVNAMPGRLILSSYNPAYPPIEACTTDQLADLVRIVGRAVWVGRELD; this is translated from the coding sequence ATGGAAGATAAAAATAGGTTTTCCTTTATCTCTACACAGGGCTTTGCCGAGCGCCTGCGCCGCCGTCGCCTTGGCCTTGGCCTGCGCAAGCAGGATCTTGCCGCACAGGTGGGGGTCAGCCTGACCACTATCCAGCAGTACGAGAACGGCCAGTTGCCCAAGGGGGAGTTTGCCGTCCGGCTGGGGGCGGCCCTGCGCTGTTCGCTGGACTGGCTGCTGGCCGGGCAGGGGAATGTGGAAGGGGCCCTGCAGGACCAGTGGGCCGGGCTGGTCATGGTGCCCATGGTGGAGGCGCGTCTTTCCGCCGGTACGGGGAGCTTCGAGACCAGCGGCGATGTGGTGCGGCACTATGCCTTCCGCGAGGATTTTTTGCGGCGCAAGGGCAGCCCGTCGCACATGGCTTTGCTGCGGGTCTCCGGCGACAGCATGGAGCCCCGCATCTGCCACAATGACGTGGTCCTTGTGGACCAGAGCCAGAAAGACCCGGTGCCCGGCCGCATCTATGCCGTGAGCGTGGAGGATCTGGTCTACCTCAAGGTGGTCAACGCCATGCCGGGGCGCCTGATCCTCAGCAGCTACAATCCTGCCTATCCGCCCATCGAGGCCTGCACCACCGACCAGCTGGCCGACCTGGTGCGCATCGTGGGGCGGGCGGTCTGGGTGGGGCGTGAGCTTGATTGA
- a CDS encoding YgiW/YdeI family stress tolerance OB fold protein yields the protein MRLLLSCVMVLALAFPAMAAQGGFQGPGQAPGGFQGPTSGVQADTVAKALKAWDDAPVMLTGHIVERVAGSDDKYNFRDATGTIVVEIDHEVFAGRTVTPADRVRLSGKLDKEMMDPTKVDVKVLEILK from the coding sequence ATGCGTCTGCTGCTTTCTTGTGTGATGGTTCTGGCTCTTGCTTTCCCCGCCATGGCTGCCCAGGGCGGCTTCCAAGGCCCGGGACAGGCTCCCGGCGGTTTCCAGGGGCCCACGTCCGGCGTCCAGGCCGATACCGTGGCCAAGGCCCTCAAAGCCTGGGACGACGCGCCGGTGATGCTGACGGGCCATATCGTGGAGCGTGTGGCCGGCAGCGATGACAAGTACAATTTCCGTGACGCCACGGGCACCATCGTGGTAGAGATCGACCATGAAGTGTTCGCCGGCCGTACGGTGACGCCCGCCGACCGGGTGCGCCTTTCCGGCAAGCTGGACAAGGAGATGATGGATCCCACCAAGGTCGATGTGAAGGTCCTGGAAATCCTCAAGTAG
- a CDS encoding NirD/YgiW/YdeI family stress tolerance protein, which yields MRIFSVLLLLAAGLFLLPPSTGAAGFVGPGVSPTLTRAADVLNAWDDAPCVLEGHILEKIPRKDRYLFEDESGRVVVEIEHETFGHLTVTPQDKVRLVGHVDWSSKHPNEVEVDALAIIQ from the coding sequence ATGCGAATTTTTTCTGTGCTGCTTCTGCTGGCCGCCGGCCTGTTTCTGCTCCCGCCGAGTACCGGTGCGGCGGGTTTCGTGGGCCCCGGTGTCTCGCCGACGCTGACCCGTGCGGCCGACGTGCTCAATGCCTGGGATGATGCCCCCTGTGTTCTGGAAGGCCATATCCTGGAAAAGATCCCCCGCAAGGACCGTTACCTTTTTGAGGACGAGAGCGGCCGCGTGGTGGTGGAGATAGAGCACGAGACCTTCGGGCACCTGACGGTCACTCCGCAGGACAAAGTGCGCCTGGTGGGGCATGTGGACTGGAGCTCCAAGCACCCCAATGAGGTGGAGGTGGACGCTCTGGCCATCATCCAGTGA
- a CDS encoding response regulator transcription factor, whose translation MVPVSVLLVEDNEDILANLYAYLEPLGYELDCARNGRTGLEMAASGQFDLVVLDIMLPGLDGISLCRALREEHGVQVPVIMLTARDTVADRVLGLDAGADDYLVKPFALRELEARIRALLRRGRTQESAQGGELRVDDVCIDVAGHRVTRQGREVKVSPTGFRILCELARRAPALVRREELERRLWGDDLPGGSALRTHIHELRQHLDKPFGSPVLHTISHVGYRLGREEEPGA comes from the coding sequence ATGGTGCCTGTCTCTGTCCTGCTGGTGGAAGATAACGAGGACATCCTCGCCAACCTGTACGCCTATCTTGAGCCTTTGGGCTATGAACTGGATTGCGCCCGCAACGGCCGTACGGGCCTCGAGATGGCCGCGTCCGGCCAGTTCGATCTGGTGGTGCTGGACATCATGCTCCCCGGGCTGGACGGCATCAGCCTGTGCCGTGCCCTGCGCGAGGAACACGGCGTGCAGGTGCCGGTCATCATGCTGACGGCCCGTGATACCGTGGCCGACCGTGTGCTGGGCCTGGACGCCGGGGCCGACGACTATCTTGTCAAACCCTTTGCCCTGCGCGAGCTGGAGGCCCGCATCCGGGCCCTGTTGCGTCGGGGCCGGACGCAGGAGAGCGCCCAGGGCGGCGAGCTGCGTGTGGACGATGTCTGTATCGACGTGGCCGGGCACCGGGTCACGCGGCAGGGCCGCGAGGTCAAGGTGAGCCCCACGGGCTTCCGCATCCTGTGCGAGCTGGCGCGCCGTGCGCCCGCCCTGGTCCGTCGCGAGGAACTGGAGCGCCGCCTCTGGGGCGACGATCTGCCCGGCGGCAGCGCCCTGCGGACGCATATCCACGAACTGCGCCAGCATCTGGACAAGCCTTTCGGCAGCCCCGTGCTGCACACCATCTCCCATGTGGGCTACCGTCTCGGCCGTGAAGAGGAGCCCGGGGCGTGA
- a CDS encoding sensor histidine kinase, translating into MSGGSPIRRRLLVSFMLLAAGLGLTMGMVGLLSYDRLGAHLVDWYARPVMNALIEAEERSRRAEDRGRHNNLVYGADLANLMDLQFRVGKQIPREWHSLEPGLHFFDRMENFVFLEEHKGVRYALSGHTGLLVTIKAQLTRVLGLCAGLGLGVAALLAVLLSRRLTGQLTDLTRTVSRCPVPRAGGDYPGLPPLPQVALDDEVGVLARAIASREEALRRFVQRESFFTGDVSHELRTPLTVMQGGLEVLELQLERLPGSERCAPTVERLQRTVRDMSATVGILLLLARRPENIELEPVDLALLVRDTAQGQDCFSLELPESREVQAQPALAGIVVKNLLDNARLYSENGRVAVRLDEHVLQVRNAGRIPEDLDIFARGVRARARGDATPGGSGLGLSLVRRACEQLGWSVSYRHSGENETLFEVCFAPDSDGERV; encoded by the coding sequence GTGAGCGGCGGTTCCCCCATCCGGCGGCGTCTGCTGGTCTCGTTCATGCTGCTGGCCGCCGGTCTCGGCCTGACCATGGGCATGGTGGGCCTGCTCTCCTATGACAGGCTGGGCGCCCATCTGGTGGACTGGTACGCACGTCCGGTCATGAATGCCCTCATCGAGGCCGAGGAACGCTCGCGCCGTGCCGAGGACCGGGGACGGCACAACAACCTGGTCTATGGGGCCGACCTGGCGAACCTTATGGATCTGCAATTCCGGGTGGGCAAACAGATCCCCCGCGAATGGCATTCCCTGGAGCCCGGCCTGCACTTTTTCGACCGCATGGAGAATTTCGTCTTCCTCGAGGAGCACAAGGGCGTGCGTTACGCCCTGAGCGGACACACGGGCCTGCTGGTGACCATCAAGGCCCAGCTGACCCGGGTCCTGGGCCTGTGCGCGGGCCTGGGCCTGGGCGTGGCGGCCCTGCTGGCCGTGCTGCTCAGCCGGCGGCTCACGGGCCAACTGACCGATCTGACCCGTACCGTGTCCCGCTGCCCCGTGCCCCGTGCCGGAGGGGATTATCCCGGCCTGCCGCCCTTGCCGCAGGTGGCCCTTGATGACGAGGTGGGCGTGCTGGCCCGGGCCATCGCCAGCCGCGAGGAGGCCCTGCGCCGTTTCGTGCAGCGCGAGAGCTTCTTCACCGGCGATGTGAGTCACGAGCTGCGCACGCCCCTGACCGTCATGCAGGGCGGCCTGGAAGTGCTGGAGCTGCAGTTGGAGCGCCTGCCCGGTTCCGAGCGCTGTGCACCCACGGTGGAGCGCCTGCAGCGCACGGTGCGCGACATGTCCGCCACGGTGGGCATCCTTCTGCTGCTGGCCCGCCGTCCCGAAAATATCGAACTCGAACCCGTGGATCTGGCCCTGCTGGTGCGGGACACGGCCCAGGGGCAGGACTGCTTTTCGCTGGAGCTCCCCGAGAGCCGGGAAGTGCAGGCGCAGCCTGCCCTGGCGGGGATCGTCGTCAAGAATCTGCTGGACAATGCCCGGCTTTACTCGGAAAATGGCCGTGTTGCCGTGCGCCTGGACGAGCATGTGCTCCAGGTGCGCAACGCGGGGCGCATCCCTGAGGATCTGGACATCTTTGCCCGCGGGGTGCGTGCCCGTGCCCGGGGCGATGCCACGCCGGGCGGCAGCGGTCTGGGGCTGTCGCTGGTGCGCCGCGCCTGCGAGCAGCTGGGCTGGTCGGTGAGTTACCGGCACAGCGGAGAAAATGAGACACTGTTCGAAGTGTGCTTTGCTCCGGACAGTGATGGAGAACGTGTGTGA
- a CDS encoding MdtA/MuxA family multidrug efflux RND transporter periplasmic adaptor subunit yields the protein MKISMSKGRLLAVLALLLGCALLWRGFFEPGRQRGMPQDTPPVRVATALAQDMPHFLNGLGTVEPSSDVLVTSRVDGHLQRLHFTEGQFVHKGDLLAEIDPRPFEAALGEARGALARDTAQLENARRDLSRYEKLVSGGHIARQQYDNQRALVRQYEGTVQSDKAAVDSAALQLQYSRITAPADGVLGLRKVDEGNMVHASDTEGLVRITLLTPSYVLFTLPESRVPLVAQHWREARKSGGRLLVQAWDREQQALLAQGFLLSMDNQIDTATGTVKLKAEFANEDHTLFPNQFVNARLLVTVLPRAVTVPTAAVQLGSRGSYVYVVDKDTVRLREVTPGVRTDSLTVIDKGLAAGEVVVVDGVDRLRDGLRVRVTASMETPRVTVPATGSGE from the coding sequence GTGAAGATCAGCATGAGCAAGGGCCGCCTGCTGGCCGTACTGGCCCTGCTGCTGGGCTGTGCGCTGCTCTGGCGGGGCTTTTTCGAGCCCGGCAGGCAGCGCGGCATGCCGCAGGATACGCCGCCGGTGCGTGTGGCCACGGCCCTGGCGCAGGATATGCCCCATTTCCTCAACGGTCTGGGCACGGTGGAGCCGTCCAGTGACGTGCTGGTGACCAGCCGGGTGGACGGGCATCTGCAGCGCCTGCATTTTACGGAAGGTCAGTTCGTCCATAAGGGCGACCTGCTGGCCGAGATCGACCCCCGGCCGTTCGAGGCCGCTTTGGGCGAGGCCCGGGGCGCCCTGGCCCGCGATACGGCCCAGCTGGAGAACGCTCGCCGCGACCTGAGTCGGTATGAAAAGCTGGTGAGCGGCGGCCATATCGCCCGGCAACAGTACGACAACCAGCGCGCCCTGGTGCGCCAGTATGAAGGCACGGTACAGTCCGACAAGGCTGCCGTGGATTCGGCGGCCCTGCAACTGCAGTACAGCCGCATCACCGCTCCGGCCGACGGCGTGCTGGGCCTGCGAAAAGTGGACGAGGGCAACATGGTGCATGCCTCCGATACCGAAGGTCTGGTGCGCATCACCCTGCTGACGCCTTCCTATGTGCTCTTCACCCTGCCGGAAAGCCGGGTGCCCCTGGTGGCGCAGCACTGGCGCGAGGCCCGCAAGAGCGGTGGTCGTCTGCTGGTCCAGGCCTGGGACCGCGAGCAGCAGGCCCTGCTGGCCCAGGGCTTTCTGCTGAGCATGGACAACCAGATCGATACCGCCACGGGTACGGTGAAGCTCAAGGCGGAATTCGCCAACGAGGACCACACCCTTTTCCCCAACCAGTTCGTCAATGCCCGTTTGCTGGTCACGGTCCTGCCCCGGGCCGTCACGGTGCCCACCGCCGCCGTGCAGCTGGGCAGCCGCGGCTCCTACGTCTATGTGGTGGACAAGGATACCGTCCGCCTGCGCGAAGTGACGCCCGGCGTGCGTACCGACAGCCTGACCGTCATCGACAAGGGCCTTGCCGCGGGCGAGGTCGTGGTGGTGGACGGTGTGGACCGCCTGCGTGACGGCCTGCGCGTGCGCGTGACGGCCAGCATGGAGACCCCGCGCGTGACCGTGCCTGCCACCGGGAGCGGGGAGTAG
- a CDS encoding multidrug efflux RND transporter permease subunit, which produces MNISRIFILRPIATSLLMVALLLSGLLAYHYLPMAALPQIDYPTIQVQTLYPGASSEVMAAVVTSPLERQLGTMSGLVQMTSLSSAGASVITLQFDLSVPLDVAEQEVQAAINAADNLLPSDLPNPPVYNKVNPADPAIMTLAVYSDAMPLTRLEDLVDTRLAQKISQITGVGLVTLSGGQRPAVRVQVNPSALASAGLTMADVRSAIASANVNDAKGSFDGPQRTSTIDANDQLASAEEYARTIIGYSNGAPLRLEDVATVEEGAENARLAAYVADGEQGFRPAIVLSIQRQPGANVITVADSITRLLPQLQQALPGHVRVQVVTDRTTTIRATVHDVQLELVLAVVLVIAVIWIFLRNVQATIIPALAVPLSLVGSLGVMYLAGFSLNNLTLMALVIASGFVVDDAIVVIENISRYLENGYKPLQAALVGAGQIGFTIISLTLSLVAVLIPLLFMGDVAGRLFREFAVTLAVTILISAVISLSLTPMLCAVMLRPERHKEGEGNFFPALLRWYEGKLDWVLAHQRLTLAVAVGTLLLSVTMYALVPKGFFPTQDTGVIQGIAEFPQDTSFEAMARRQKELSDVLLADPAVARVAFFVGVDGINPSLATSRLTIDLKPLEERDHRAPVIARRLMERADSLPGMDLFLQPVQDLTVEDRVSRTQYQLSVEALSDAQLEGRIPDILAALWARPELSHVTSDLLGRGRMLWLDIDRDAASRLGVSMDVIDNALYDALGQRLISTIFTQTNQYKVVLESAPQFRRGPDDIEKIYVKGSEGKPIPLSALVRMEERSARPATMRQGQFPVATISFNVAEGSSLGAAVSAVEETLASLELPSSLRCQFQGAAHAFASSTDNQVWLLLAAVVTMYIVLGVLYESYIHPVTILSTLPSAGIGATLALMLCGMELGVVGIIGIILLIGIVKKNAIMMIDFALEAERQEGKDPQAAIRQACLLRLRPILMTTMAALLGALPLMIGWGMGAELRRPLGVTMVGGLIVSQVLTLFTTPVIYIWFARLAEKLGRRGGEAGHEQA; this is translated from the coding sequence ATGAACATTTCCCGCATCTTTATCCTCCGGCCCATCGCCACCTCGCTGCTGATGGTGGCCCTGCTCCTTTCCGGGCTGCTGGCCTATCATTATCTGCCCATGGCGGCCCTGCCGCAGATCGACTACCCCACCATCCAGGTGCAGACCCTGTACCCCGGCGCGTCCTCCGAGGTCATGGCCGCGGTGGTCACCTCGCCGCTGGAACGGCAACTGGGCACCATGTCGGGCCTTGTGCAGATGACCTCCCTGTCTTCGGCCGGGGCCTCGGTCATCACCTTGCAGTTCGACCTTTCCGTGCCGCTGGACGTGGCCGAGCAGGAGGTGCAGGCCGCCATCAACGCGGCGGACAACCTGCTGCCATCCGACCTGCCCAACCCGCCGGTCTACAACAAGGTCAACCCGGCGGACCCGGCCATCATGACGCTGGCGGTCTACAGTGACGCCATGCCTCTGACCCGGCTGGAAGACCTGGTGGACACCCGTCTGGCGCAGAAGATTTCGCAGATCACCGGCGTGGGCCTGGTGACCCTGTCGGGCGGGCAGCGGCCCGCGGTGCGGGTGCAGGTCAATCCCTCGGCCCTGGCCTCGGCCGGGCTGACCATGGCCGACGTGCGCTCGGCCATCGCCTCGGCCAACGTCAACGACGCCAAGGGCAGCTTTGACGGGCCCCAGCGCACCAGCACCATCGACGCCAACGACCAGCTGGCCTCGGCCGAGGAATACGCGCGGACCATCATCGGCTACAGCAACGGCGCGCCCCTGCGTCTGGAAGATGTGGCCACCGTGGAGGAGGGCGCGGAGAACGCCCGTCTGGCCGCTTATGTGGCCGACGGGGAGCAGGGTTTCCGCCCGGCCATCGTCCTCTCCATCCAGCGCCAGCCCGGCGCCAACGTCATCACCGTGGCCGACAGCATCACCCGTTTGCTGCCGCAGCTGCAGCAGGCCCTGCCCGGGCATGTGCGGGTGCAGGTGGTGACGGACCGCACCACCACCATCCGGGCCACGGTGCACGACGTACAGCTGGAGCTGGTGCTGGCCGTGGTCCTGGTCATCGCCGTCATCTGGATCTTCCTGCGCAACGTGCAGGCCACCATCATCCCGGCCCTGGCCGTGCCCCTGTCGCTGGTGGGCTCGCTGGGCGTCATGTATCTGGCGGGTTTCTCGCTCAACAACCTGACCCTCATGGCCCTGGTCATCGCCTCCGGTTTCGTGGTGGACGACGCCATCGTGGTCATCGAGAACATCAGCCGCTATCTGGAAAACGGCTACAAGCCCCTCCAGGCCGCCCTCGTGGGGGCCGGGCAGATCGGTTTCACCATCATCTCCCTGACCCTGTCGCTGGTGGCCGTGCTCATCCCCCTGCTGTTCATGGGCGACGTGGCCGGGCGCCTGTTCCGCGAGTTCGCGGTCACGCTGGCGGTGACCATCCTCATCTCGGCCGTCATCTCCCTGTCCCTGACGCCCATGCTCTGCGCGGTCATGCTGCGGCCGGAGCGGCACAAGGAAGGGGAGGGCAATTTCTTCCCGGCCCTGCTGCGCTGGTATGAAGGCAAGCTGGACTGGGTGCTGGCCCACCAGCGCCTGACCCTGGCCGTGGCCGTGGGTACCCTGCTGCTGAGCGTGACCATGTACGCCCTGGTGCCCAAGGGCTTTTTCCCCACGCAGGACACGGGCGTCATCCAGGGCATCGCGGAATTCCCGCAGGATACCTCGTTTGAGGCCATGGCCCGGCGCCAGAAAGAACTTTCCGACGTGCTGCTGGCCGATCCGGCCGTGGCCCGGGTGGCGTTCTTCGTGGGCGTGGACGGCATCAACCCCAGCCTGGCCACCTCGCGCCTGACCATCGACCTCAAGCCGCTGGAAGAGCGCGACCACCGCGCCCCGGTCATCGCCCGACGTCTCATGGAGCGGGCGGACAGCCTGCCGGGCATGGATCTGTTCCTGCAGCCCGTGCAGGACCTGACCGTGGAGGACCGCGTCTCGCGCACCCAGTACCAGCTTTCGGTGGAGGCCCTCAGCGACGCCCAGCTGGAAGGGCGCATCCCGGACATCCTGGCGGCCTTGTGGGCGCGGCCGGAGCTGAGCCATGTGACCAGCGACCTGCTGGGCCGGGGCCGCATGCTCTGGCTGGATATCGACCGCGATGCGGCCAGCCGTCTGGGCGTGAGCATGGACGTCATCGACAATGCCCTTTATGACGCGCTGGGGCAGCGCCTGATCTCCACCATCTTCACCCAGACCAACCAGTACAAGGTGGTGCTGGAAAGCGCTCCGCAGTTCCGGCGCGGCCCGGACGACATCGAAAAGATCTACGTCAAGGGCAGCGAGGGCAAGCCCATCCCGCTCTCGGCCCTGGTGCGCATGGAAGAACGCTCCGCGCGCCCTGCCACCATGCGGCAGGGCCAGTTCCCGGTGGCCACCATCTCCTTCAACGTGGCCGAAGGCTCCTCCCTGGGGGCGGCCGTGAGTGCGGTGGAGGAGACCCTTGCTTCCCTGGAGCTGCCTTCGTCCCTGCGCTGCCAGTTCCAGGGGGCGGCCCATGCCTTTGCCTCGTCCACGGACAATCAGGTCTGGCTGCTGCTGGCCGCCGTGGTCACCATGTACATCGTGCTGGGCGTGCTCTACGAAAGCTACATCCATCCCGTGACCATCCTGTCCACCCTGCCGTCGGCGGGCATCGGCGCCACGCTGGCCCTCATGCTCTGCGGCATGGAACTGGGCGTGGTGGGCATCATCGGCATCATCCTGCTCATCGGCATCGTCAAAAAGAACGCCATCATGATGATCGACTTTGCCCTGGAGGCCGAGCGGCAGGAAGGCAAGGATCCGCAGGCCGCCATCCGGCAGGCCTGTCTGCTGCGTCTGCGGCCCATCCTCATGACCACCATGGCGGCCCTGCTGGGGGCCCTGCCGCTGATGATCGGCTGGGGCATGGGCGCGGAACTGCGCCGTCCGCTGGGCGTGACCATGGTGGGCGGCCTCATCGTCAGCCAGGTGCTGACCCTGTTCACCACGCCTGTCATCTATATCTGGTTCGCGCGTCTGGCCGAGAAGCTGGGCCGCCGTGGCGGGGAGGCCGGTCATGAGCAGGCCTGA